The Triticum aestivum cultivar Chinese Spring chromosome 7B, IWGSC CS RefSeq v2.1, whole genome shotgun sequence genome window below encodes:
- the LOC123158798 gene encoding uncharacterized protein encodes MGRRPRYCSPAAPPDVPSSSTMVATKKVPVLNTAYNAGMLHSIAGDWNPNMKVVFKGAGIDELCKIKLLGNNNRIFSMSLLSRIDPKNMKMDMGDGNFVEINGREVSKCLGLEPCGRKIDIPGGACLADRGALLARLHDILDTQMHKACKIPIVEIKNIVQTASKVAIVGAEKEKMMAACTIIAASTFLVPKGAHPKISYELLPVLADPSHISDYDFCDYVVEGLREAATKLREDLLHDPSQLILQGCLVIPQIIFCDYHEHGMQGREGLPLPRLAHYSDTFMRLQTKKHAARNGVDAGFEVSDVPRSPAFNVASGSAAPAQPLNTPSPGVHATAAGFGMAQDKEVDPQILAALREAVENQFRKREEAFVKMVDEAKDKVLEEIRTKAAAKRQRDLEETLDDFIERVKRQAPVAAAFPNVSQSPHVPRRMTDIVTDLAATSREAARSLMAVVVRNEDANKEHVPEAGQAARQGAAIPTIESARGKEPVTPLEYDEPMVPDDEPDDKPMIEDVKGKGPAIQLPPRRCTRQTTMHEALGCGARDQVVPDMMHRGDTTMGEAVAPDLPKQRISTVTPLGNKRLALPGGGQQSNPLPLAVVPAMPPQPPAAHNYGFSPFELELHHFFYPDHVCMDLYETVEMLSEPSELSRTWFEHFNPTVLRLDGHKIKYQFSLLGEMLYTGLDAWVRGWNERESRMMARVHMPNWRGLVPPDVVLHMDSVDSAETRELLLGLLAAPRLGFRLSLCHLVRRHVHTPVAS; translated from the exons ATGGGTCGCAGACCAAGGTACTGTTCACCTGCGGCGCCGCCGGATGTGCCGTCTTCCTCTACAATGGTGGCTACGAAGAAGGTTCCCGTCCTAAACACAGCCTACAACGCGGGTATGCTTCACTCCATCGCGGGTGACTGGAACCCGAACATGAAAGTTGTGTTCAAGGGCGCGGGGATAGATGAGTTGTGCAAAATCAAGCTCCTAGGCAATAACAATCGTATCTTCTCCATGTCTCTTCTGTCACGCATAGATCCAAAAAACATGAAGATGGACATGGGGGATGGTAACTTTGTAGAGATAAATGGTAGGGAGGTTTCCAAATGCCTAGGACTAGAGCCCTGTGGTAGGAAGATAGATATTCCCGGTGGTGCTTGCTTGGCAGACCGGGGAGCCTTGCTAGCAAGGTTGCATGACATTTTAGATACACAAATGCACAAGGCATGCAAGATCCCGATTGTGGAAATAAAGAATATAGTGCAAACTGCAAGCAAGGTAGCAATAGTTGGCGCAGAGAAGGAGAAGATGATGGCGGCATGTACAATCATAGCTGCCTCGACTTTTCTTGTTCCAAAAGGAGCCCATCCGAAAATTTCGTACGAGCTGCTGCCAGTTCTTGCTGACCCAAGTCACATATCAGACTATGATTTTTGTGATTATGTGGTCGAGGGGTTGAGAGAGGCTGCAACCAAGCTGAGGGAGGATCTTCTCCATGACCCTTCTCAGTTAATCCTCCAGGGGTGTCTTGTTATACCGCAG ATAATTTTCTGTGACTACCACGAGCACGGGATGCAAGGACGTGAGGGCTTGCCACTTCCTAGGCTGGCTCACTACTCGGACACGTTCATGAGACTACAGACCAAGAAGCATGCAGCGAGGAACGGTGTGGATGCTGGCTTTGAG GTATCAGATGTGCCTAGATCTCCGGCATTCAATGTTGCTTCCGGGAGTGCAGCTCCAGCCCAACCGTTGAACACACCAAGCCCTGGTGTGCATGCTACGGCTGCTGGATTTGGCATGGCCCAGGACAAGGAGGTGGATCCGCAG ATTCTAGCGGCTCTAAGGGAAGCAGTGGAGAACCAGTTCAGAAAACGCGAGGAGGCATTTGTCAAGATGGTCGACGAGGCGAAAGATAAGGTACTGGAAGAAATACGCACGAAGGCAGCTGCAAAACGGCAGAGAGATCTAGAGGAAACTCTAGATGATTTCATTGAAAGGGTTAAGAGGCAAGCTCCAGTTGCTGCGGCATTTCCTAATGTGAGCCAGTCCCCGCATGTTCCAAGAAGGATGACAG ATATTGTCACCGATCTCGCAGCAACGTCACGTGAGGCGGCGCGTTCTCTCATGGCTGTTGTGGTCCGAAACGAGGATGCAAATAAGGAACATG TGCCGGAAGCGGGCCAAGCTGCTCGTCAGGGCGCGGCCATTCCAACCATCGAGTCTGCACGTGGAAAAG AGCCAGTGACCCCGCTTGAGTATGATGAGCCTATGGTGCCTGATGACGAGCCGGACGATAAGCCAATGATAGAAGATGTAAAAGGCAAAGGTCCTGCCATTCAAT TGCCTCCTCGTAGATGCACGAGACAGACTACCATGCATGAGGCCCTTGGCTGTGGTGCAAGGGATCAAGTGGTGCCTGATATGATGCATCGTGGAGATACCACCATGGGCGAAG CTGTTGCGCCGGACCTGCCGAAACAACGTATTTCCACAGTCACACCGCTAGGGAACAAGAGGCTTGCCTTACCTGGAGGTGGCCAGCAGAGTAACCCACTGCCTCTAG CGGTTGTTCCAGCAATGCCACCCCAGCCACCTGCTGCACATAATTATGGCTTTTCGCCGTTTGAGCTGGAACTTCATCACTTCTTCTACCCAGACCACGTCTGCATGGATTTATATGAGACGGTCGAAATGCTTAGCGAGCCGTCCGAACTTAGCAG GACTTGGTTCGAACACTTCAATCCTACTGTCCTACGCCTGGATGGTCACAAGATCAAGTACCAGTTCAGTTTGCTTGGTGAAATGCTGTACACGGGACTCGATGCATGGGTGCGTGGGTGGAATGAGAGAGAGAGTAGGATGATGGCAAGAGTACACATGCCAAACTGGAGGGGTTTGGTTCCTCCTGATGTTGTG CTACACATGGATAGCGTCGATTCTGCCGAGACACGCGAGCTCTTGTTGGGGCTGCTTGCTGCACCAAGGCTAGGTTTTAGGCTCAGCCTGTGCCATCTGGTACGTAGACACGTGCACACACCTGTTGCTAGCTGA
- the LOC123158799 gene encoding uncharacterized protein has protein sequence MKKMVEQITVNIPSGEVTFSGGKVRDDTPAGGIESHVNVAGTGKIAKPAFTPKRASTPCSPMLRSTYTKNGPQEFSNYIRSRYPTISAQKLGILLREQNARGLANISEMRQAFQSNMFTFTDKLMACLGEMCTCCKAHGRKMCVLKSEDKTIHEPPPTPSTEQLSTPLVTKIGPRLPAPGMPEGQVSATSSVSRKRDGSLSSSMQSGPSKRLCLPASIGEDDLCQKQRPIAQDSIVMDIASSILSMYDDLTAVLVTYYAEIRPAPTTILFGATTDGAPVKIDLAQCNFGRDPWVAGSVPPPPPENALRAIRDWMSAASMTNLQRNWILHLKPRLISIEGIEIQQQLAHGDPMSHEICTAIFRRLAQLDQSCSKDTPGNIWRKYIEPDFATTVLSNADPLTVQSIRTGFQEGTGLCNPASCRMWFIPAILPDGWAVYLFDMMRKRIIVLDPAVGPFVYSNRRVSMHEFFLQFLVL, from the exons ATGAAAAAGATGGTCGAGCAAATCACAGTAAACATCCCAAGTGGTGAAGTCACTTTCAGCGGTGGCAAG GTCAGGGATGATACGCCTGCAGGGGGTATTGAGTCACATGTAAATGTTGCAGGCACAGGAAAGATTGCCAAACCAGCTTTCACCCCGAAAAGAGCAAGTACTCCATGCTCGCCAATGTTGCGATCTACTTACACGAAGAATGGCCCGCAAGAGTTTTCAAACTATATACGATCGCGGTACCCCACCATA TCAGCACAgaaacttggcattctcctccgggAACAAAATGCACGCGGCCTGGCAAACATATCGGAAATGCGGCAAGCGTTCCAATCAAACATGTTCACATTCACTGACAAGCTAATGGCGTGCCTCGGAGAAATGTGTACATGTTGTAAAGCACACGGACGGAAAATGTGTGTCCTCAAGAGCGAAGACAAAACCATACACGAACCGCCCCCAACTCCATCAACTGAACAGCTAAGCACTCCACTAGTCACCAAGATTGGACCACGCCTTCCTGCACCAGGAATGCCAGAAG GTCAAGTGTCTGCTACTAGTTCTGTTTCTAGGAAAAGGGATGGAAGCCTATCATCAAGTATGCAGTCCGGTCCATCTAAGAGACTTTGTTTACcagcctccattggagaagatgacctttgccaaaaacagAGACCAATAGCCCAAGATTCTATAGTTATGGACATCGCTAGCAGCATCCTGTCAATGTATGATGATCTAACAGCCGTCCTTGTCACTTATTATGCCGAGATCCGTCCAGCACCCACGACGATCTTGTTTGGTGCAACAACAGATGGAGCACCTGTGAAGATTGACCTGGCACAGTGCAACTTTGGGAGGGACCCATGGGTTGCTGGTTCGGTACCCCCGCCCCCTCCAGAAAATGCGCTTAGGGCTATACGAGACTGGATGTCAGCAGCATCCATGACCAATTTGCAGAG GAATTGGATTTTACACCTTAAACCAAGGCTCATATCAATCGAAGGGATTGAAATCCAGCAACAACTTGCACATGGAGACCCAATGTCACACGAGATATGTACTGCTATCTTTCGGAGGCTTGCCCAACTGGACCAGTCTTGCTCTAAGGACACTCCTGGCAACATCTGGAGAAAGTACATAGAGCCTGACTTTGCT ACAACTGTTTTGTCGAACGCCGATCCATTGACTGTTCAATCTATTCGCACTGGGTTTCAGGAAGGAACAGGTCTTTGCAACCCAGCTTCATGCCGAATG TGGTTCATCCCAGCAATTCTTCCAGATGGATGGGCTGTATATTTGTTTGATATGATGCGGAAACGGATCATTGTGTTAGACCCAGCAGTTGGCCCATTTGTGTATAGCAATAGGCGGGTCAGCATGCACGAGTTT TTTCTTCAGTTCTTGGTACTGTGA